Proteins co-encoded in one Dasypus novemcinctus isolate mDasNov1 chromosome 18, mDasNov1.1.hap2, whole genome shotgun sequence genomic window:
- the PLA2G15 gene encoding lysosomal phospholipase A and acyltransferase isoform X1, whose protein sequence is MQDDPRSTAKLTGWMSGDFSAAGSTGPRIPALGPVCSKPTLSGRRWESRVKRAAQRDPVPGDLGNQLEAKLDKPTVVHYLCSKRTDSYFTLWLNLELLLPVIIDCWIDNIRLIYNRTSRATQFPDGVDVRVPGFGKTFSLEFLDPSKSSVGSYFHTMVESLVGWGYTRGEDVRGAPYDWRRAPNENGPYFLALQEMIEEMHQLYGGPVVLVAHSMGNMYMLYFLQQQPQTWKDKYIWAFVALGAPWGGVAKTLRVLASGDNNRIPVIGPLKIREQQRSAISTSWLLPYNYTWPPEKVFVHTPTTNYTLRDYHRFFQDIGFEDGWLMRQDTEGLVEAMVPPGVQLHCLYGTGVPTPDSFYYESFPDRDPKISFGDGDGTVNVQSALQCQVWRNRQEHQVSLQALPGCEHIEMLANDTTLAYLKRVLLGP, encoded by the exons ATGCAGGATGACCCCAGATCTACAGCCAAGTTGACTGGATGGATGTCAGG GGACTTCTCAGCAGCAGGGAGCACTGGACCTCGAATTCCCGCTCTCGGCCCGGTCTGTTCCAAACCCACCCTGTCAGGGAGGCGCTGGGAGTCAAGGGTGAAGAGGGCTGCACAGCGTGATCCAG TGCCTGGCGATTTGGGCAACCAGCTGGAGGCGAAGCTGGACAAGCCAACGGTCGTGCACTACCTCTGCTCCAAGAGGACCGACAGCTACTTCACCCTCTGGCTGAACCTCGAACTGCTGTTGCCTGTCATCATTGACTGTTGGATTGACAATatcag ACTGATCTACAATAGAACGTCCCGGGCCACCCAGTTCCCCGATGGCGTGGATGTGCGTGTCCCTGGCTTTGGGAAGACTTTCTCCCTGGAGTTCCTGGACCCCAGCAAAAGCAGTGTGG GTTCCTATTTCCACACCATGGTGGAGAGCCTTGTGGGCTGGGGCTACACACGGGGTGAGGACGTCCGGGGGGCCCCCTATGACTGGCGTCGAGCCCCAA ATGAAAACGGGCCCTACTTCCTGGCCCTCCAGGAGATGATCGAGGAGATGCACCAGCTGTATGGGGGCCCTGTGGTGCTGGTTGCCCACAGCATGGGCAACATGTATATGCTCTACTTCCTGCAGCAGCAGCCACAGACCTGGAAGGACAAGTATATCTGGGCCTTTGTGGCACTGGGTGCACCCTGGGGGGGTGTGGCCAAGACCCTGCGTGTCCTGGCCTCAG GGGACAACAACCGGATCCCAGTCATTGGGCCCCTGAAGATCCGGGAGCAGCAGCGGTCTGCCATCTCCACCAGCTGGCTGCTGCCCTACAACTATACCTGGCCACCCGAGAAGGTGTTTGTACACACACCTACCACGAATTATACCCTGAGGGACTATCACCGATTCTTCCAGGACATCGGCTTTGAGGACGGCTGGCTCATGCGGCAGGACACGGAGGGACTGGTTGAAGCCATGGTGCCTCCTGGAGTGCAGCTGCACTGCCTCTATGGCACTGGTGTCCCCACTCCAGATTCCTTCTACTATGAGAGCTTCCCTGATCGTGACCCAAAAATCAGCTTTGGCGATGGTGATGGCACTGTGAATGTACAGAGTGCACTACAGTGCCAGGTCTGGCGCAACCGCCAGGAGCACCAAGTGTCGTTGCAGGCACTGCCAGGTTGCGAGCACATTGAGATGCTGGCCAATGATACAACCCTGGCCTATCTGAAACGCGTGCTTCTTGGGCCCTGA
- the PLA2G15 gene encoding lysosomal phospholipase A and acyltransferase isoform X2 has protein sequence MGLRFSLYRAALRPVSLLFPLLLLMQLVDPALPFRRHPPVVLVPGDLGNQLEAKLDKPTVVHYLCSKRTDSYFTLWLNLELLLPVIIDCWIDNIRLIYNRTSRATQFPDGVDVRVPGFGKTFSLEFLDPSKSSVGSYFHTMVESLVGWGYTRGEDVRGAPYDWRRAPNENGPYFLALQEMIEEMHQLYGGPVVLVAHSMGNMYMLYFLQQQPQTWKDKYIWAFVALGAPWGGVAKTLRVLASGDNNRIPVIGPLKIREQQRSAISTSWLLPYNYTWPPEKVFVHTPTTNYTLRDYHRFFQDIGFEDGWLMRQDTEGLVEAMVPPGVQLHCLYGTGVPTPDSFYYESFPDRDPKISFGDGDGTVNVQSALQCQVWRNRQEHQVSLQALPGCEHIEMLANDTTLAYLKRVLLGP, from the exons ATGGGTCTCCGCTTCTCTCTGTACCGCGCGGCCCTGCGTCCCGTTAGCCTGCTGTTTCCTTTGCTGCTGCTAATGCAGCTTGTGGATCCTGCCCTGCCGTTTCGACGTCACCCGCCTGTAGTGCTGG TGCCTGGCGATTTGGGCAACCAGCTGGAGGCGAAGCTGGACAAGCCAACGGTCGTGCACTACCTCTGCTCCAAGAGGACCGACAGCTACTTCACCCTCTGGCTGAACCTCGAACTGCTGTTGCCTGTCATCATTGACTGTTGGATTGACAATatcag ACTGATCTACAATAGAACGTCCCGGGCCACCCAGTTCCCCGATGGCGTGGATGTGCGTGTCCCTGGCTTTGGGAAGACTTTCTCCCTGGAGTTCCTGGACCCCAGCAAAAGCAGTGTGG GTTCCTATTTCCACACCATGGTGGAGAGCCTTGTGGGCTGGGGCTACACACGGGGTGAGGACGTCCGGGGGGCCCCCTATGACTGGCGTCGAGCCCCAA ATGAAAACGGGCCCTACTTCCTGGCCCTCCAGGAGATGATCGAGGAGATGCACCAGCTGTATGGGGGCCCTGTGGTGCTGGTTGCCCACAGCATGGGCAACATGTATATGCTCTACTTCCTGCAGCAGCAGCCACAGACCTGGAAGGACAAGTATATCTGGGCCTTTGTGGCACTGGGTGCACCCTGGGGGGGTGTGGCCAAGACCCTGCGTGTCCTGGCCTCAG GGGACAACAACCGGATCCCAGTCATTGGGCCCCTGAAGATCCGGGAGCAGCAGCGGTCTGCCATCTCCACCAGCTGGCTGCTGCCCTACAACTATACCTGGCCACCCGAGAAGGTGTTTGTACACACACCTACCACGAATTATACCCTGAGGGACTATCACCGATTCTTCCAGGACATCGGCTTTGAGGACGGCTGGCTCATGCGGCAGGACACGGAGGGACTGGTTGAAGCCATGGTGCCTCCTGGAGTGCAGCTGCACTGCCTCTATGGCACTGGTGTCCCCACTCCAGATTCCTTCTACTATGAGAGCTTCCCTGATCGTGACCCAAAAATCAGCTTTGGCGATGGTGATGGCACTGTGAATGTACAGAGTGCACTACAGTGCCAGGTCTGGCGCAACCGCCAGGAGCACCAAGTGTCGTTGCAGGCACTGCCAGGTTGCGAGCACATTGAGATGCTGGCCAATGATACAACCCTGGCCTATCTGAAACGCGTGCTTCTTGGGCCCTGA
- the ESRP2 gene encoding epithelial splicing regulatory protein 2 isoform X1, translating into MTPPPPQPPPPGPDPTADSAADPRPGPGPLVVLFGATAGALGPDLGSDETDLILLVWQVVDPRSHQVGTLHKSLVRAEAAALSPQCCEASGLNADSLARADPLDKVLQQFSQLVSGDVALLDRGLYMLCTDGQQLLRQVLHPEASRKNLVLPDTFFSFYDLRKEFHMQHPSTHPARDLTVASMAQDLGLETDATEDDFGVWEVKTMVAIILHLLKGPSGQLFSKPEVVKQKYETGPCSKADVVDSETVVRARGLPWQSSDQDVARFFKGLNIARGGVALCLNAQGRRNGEALIRFEDSEQRDLALQRHKHHMGVRYIEVYRATGEEFVKIAGGTSLEVARFLSQEDQVILRLRGLPFSAGPADVLAFLGPECPVTGGADGLLFVHHPDGRPTGDAFALFACEELAQAALRRHKSMLGKRYIELFRSTAAEVQQVLNRYASSPLLPTLTAPLLPIPFPLSAGTGRDCVRLRGLPYTATIEDILSFLGETAADILPHGVHMVLNQQGRPSGDAFIQMTSAERALAAAQRCHKKVMKERYVEVVPCSTEEMSRVLMGGTLSRSGLSPPPCKLPCLSPPTYATFQATPTLIPTETAALYPSSALIPAARVPATPTPVAYYPGPAAQLYMNYTAYYPSPPVSPTTVGYLTTPPAALATAPPSVLSQLGALVRMQGVPYTAGMKDLLSVFQAYQLAPDDYTSLMPVGDPPRTVLQAPKEWVCL; encoded by the exons ATGACTCCGCCGCCTCCCCAGCCGCCGCCCCCGGGTCCGGACCCCACCGCAGACTCCGCCGCGgacccccgccccgggcccggaCCCCTGGTTGTACTGTTCGGGGCCACGGCCGGTGCGCTGGGACCGGACCTGGGCTCCGACGAGACCGACTTAATCCTTCTCGTCTGGCAAGTGGTAGACCCGCGAAGCCACCAG GTGGGGACTCTGCACAAGTCGCTTGTGCGCGCCGAGGCGGCCGCGCTGAGTCCGCAGTGCTGCGAGGCGAGCGGCCTGAATGCCGACAGCCTGGCGCGGGCCGACCCCCTGGACAAGGTGTTGCAGCAG TTCTCACAGCTGGTGAGTGGGGACGTGGCTTTGCTGGACAGGGGCCTCTACATGCTCTGCACTGATGGGCAGCAGCTGCTGCGACAGGTTCTGCACCCTGAGGCCTCCAGAAAG AACCTGGTGCTTCCTGACACCTTTTTCTCCTTCTATGACCTCCGGAAAGAGTTCCACATGCAGCATCCGAGCACCCACCCTGCCAGGGACCTCACTGTGGCCAGCATGGCACAAG ACTTGGGGTTGGAGACAGATGCCACAGAGGATGACTTTGGGGTCTGGGAAGTGAAGACAATGGTAGCCATCATCCTCCACCTACTGAAGGGGCCCAGTG GTCAATTGTTTTCGAAGCCTGAGGTGGTAAAGCAGAAATATGAAACAGGGCCTTG CAGCAAGGCCGATGTGGTGGACAGTGAGACTGTGGTACGGGCCCGTGGGTTGCCCTGGCAGTCATCAGATCAGGACGTGGCTCGCTTCTTCAAAGGGCTGAACATCGCTAG GGGTGGCGTAGCACTCTGCCTCAACGCCCAGGGCCGCCGAAATGGGGAGGCTCTCATCCGCTTTGAGGACAGTGAGCAGCGGGACCTAGCACTGCAGAGACACAAGCACCACATGGGCGTCCGCTATATTGAG GTCTATAGAGCAACAGGGGAGGAGTTCGTAAAAATTGCAGGGG GCACATCACTAGAGGTGGCCCGTTTCCTGTCACAAGAAGACCAGGTGATCTTGCGGCTACGGGGACTGCCTTTCTCGGCTGGGCCAGCAGACGTGTTGGCCTTCCTGGGGCCAGAATGTCCAGTGACTGGGGGTGCTGATGGGCTGCTCTTTGTACATCACCCTGATGGTCGGCCTACTGGTGATGCTTTTGCCCTATTTGCCTGTGAGGAGCTGGCACAGGCTGCACTACGCAGGCACAAGAGCATGCTGGGTAAGCGATACATCGAGCTCTTCCGGAGCACTGCAGCTGAGGTGCAGCAG GTCCTGAACCGCTATGCATCCAGTCCACTCCTCCCGACACTGACCGCTCCACTGCTGCCCATTCCCTTCCCACTGTCAGCTGGAACAGGAAGGGATTGTGTACGTCTTCGAGGCCTGCCCTACACAGCCACCATCGAAGACATTCTGAGCTTCCTGGGGGAGACAGCGGCTGACATACTGCCCCATGGTGTGCACATGGTGCTCAACCAGCAG GGCCGGCCATCTGGTGATGCCTTCATCCAGATGACCTCAGCAGAACGGGCCCTAGCTGCTGCTCAGCGTTGCCATAAGAAGGTGATGAAGGAACGCTACGTAGAAGTGGTCCCCTGCTCCACAGAGGAGATGAGTCGTGTGCTGATGGGGGGAACGTTGAGCCGCAGTGGCTTATCCCCTCCACCCTGCAAGCTGCCCT GCCTCTCGCCACCCACCTATGCCACCTTCCAGGCCACCCCAACCCTCATTCCCACTGAGACAGCAGCTCTGTATCCCTCTTCGGCACTTATTCCGGCTGCCAGGGTGCCTGCTACCCCTACCCCTGTTGCCTACTACCCAGGACCAGCCGCTCAACTCTATATGAACTACACAGCTTACTACCCCAG CCCCCCCGTCTCTCCAACCACGGTGGGCTACCTCACCACACCCCCAGCTGCCCTGGCTACTGCCCCCCCCTCAGTGTTGTCTCAGCTGGGAGCCCTGGTCCGAATGCAGGGCGTTCCATACACAGCAGGTATGAAGGATCTACTCAGCGTCTTCCAGGCTTACCAG CTAGCTCCTGATGACTACACCAGTCTGATGCCTGTTGGTGACCCACCTCGCACTGTGCTACAGGCCCCCAAAGAATGGGTGTGTTTGTAG
- the ESRP2 gene encoding epithelial splicing regulatory protein 2 isoform X2, giving the protein MTPPPPQPPPPGPDPTADSAADPRPGPGPLVVLFGATAGALGPDLGSDETDLILLVWQVVDPRSHQVGTLHKSLVRAEAAALSPQCCEASGLNADSLARADPLDKVLQQFSQLVSGDVALLDRGLYMLCTDGQQLLRQVLHPEASRKNLVLPDTFFSFYDLRKEFHMQHPSTHPARDLTVASMAQDLGLETDATEDDFGVWEVKTMVAIILHLLKGPSGQLFSKPEVVKQKYETGPCKADVVDSETVVRARGLPWQSSDQDVARFFKGLNIARGGVALCLNAQGRRNGEALIRFEDSEQRDLALQRHKHHMGVRYIEVYRATGEEFVKIAGGTSLEVARFLSQEDQVILRLRGLPFSAGPADVLAFLGPECPVTGGADGLLFVHHPDGRPTGDAFALFACEELAQAALRRHKSMLGKRYIELFRSTAAEVQQVLNRYASSPLLPTLTAPLLPIPFPLSAGTGRDCVRLRGLPYTATIEDILSFLGETAADILPHGVHMVLNQQGRPSGDAFIQMTSAERALAAAQRCHKKVMKERYVEVVPCSTEEMSRVLMGGTLSRSGLSPPPCKLPCLSPPTYATFQATPTLIPTETAALYPSSALIPAARVPATPTPVAYYPGPAAQLYMNYTAYYPSPPVSPTTVGYLTTPPAALATAPPSVLSQLGALVRMQGVPYTAGMKDLLSVFQAYQLAPDDYTSLMPVGDPPRTVLQAPKEWVCL; this is encoded by the exons ATGACTCCGCCGCCTCCCCAGCCGCCGCCCCCGGGTCCGGACCCCACCGCAGACTCCGCCGCGgacccccgccccgggcccggaCCCCTGGTTGTACTGTTCGGGGCCACGGCCGGTGCGCTGGGACCGGACCTGGGCTCCGACGAGACCGACTTAATCCTTCTCGTCTGGCAAGTGGTAGACCCGCGAAGCCACCAG GTGGGGACTCTGCACAAGTCGCTTGTGCGCGCCGAGGCGGCCGCGCTGAGTCCGCAGTGCTGCGAGGCGAGCGGCCTGAATGCCGACAGCCTGGCGCGGGCCGACCCCCTGGACAAGGTGTTGCAGCAG TTCTCACAGCTGGTGAGTGGGGACGTGGCTTTGCTGGACAGGGGCCTCTACATGCTCTGCACTGATGGGCAGCAGCTGCTGCGACAGGTTCTGCACCCTGAGGCCTCCAGAAAG AACCTGGTGCTTCCTGACACCTTTTTCTCCTTCTATGACCTCCGGAAAGAGTTCCACATGCAGCATCCGAGCACCCACCCTGCCAGGGACCTCACTGTGGCCAGCATGGCACAAG ACTTGGGGTTGGAGACAGATGCCACAGAGGATGACTTTGGGGTCTGGGAAGTGAAGACAATGGTAGCCATCATCCTCCACCTACTGAAGGGGCCCAGTG GTCAATTGTTTTCGAAGCCTGAGGTGGTAAAGCAGAAATATGAAACAGGGCCTTG CAAGGCCGATGTGGTGGACAGTGAGACTGTGGTACGGGCCCGTGGGTTGCCCTGGCAGTCATCAGATCAGGACGTGGCTCGCTTCTTCAAAGGGCTGAACATCGCTAG GGGTGGCGTAGCACTCTGCCTCAACGCCCAGGGCCGCCGAAATGGGGAGGCTCTCATCCGCTTTGAGGACAGTGAGCAGCGGGACCTAGCACTGCAGAGACACAAGCACCACATGGGCGTCCGCTATATTGAG GTCTATAGAGCAACAGGGGAGGAGTTCGTAAAAATTGCAGGGG GCACATCACTAGAGGTGGCCCGTTTCCTGTCACAAGAAGACCAGGTGATCTTGCGGCTACGGGGACTGCCTTTCTCGGCTGGGCCAGCAGACGTGTTGGCCTTCCTGGGGCCAGAATGTCCAGTGACTGGGGGTGCTGATGGGCTGCTCTTTGTACATCACCCTGATGGTCGGCCTACTGGTGATGCTTTTGCCCTATTTGCCTGTGAGGAGCTGGCACAGGCTGCACTACGCAGGCACAAGAGCATGCTGGGTAAGCGATACATCGAGCTCTTCCGGAGCACTGCAGCTGAGGTGCAGCAG GTCCTGAACCGCTATGCATCCAGTCCACTCCTCCCGACACTGACCGCTCCACTGCTGCCCATTCCCTTCCCACTGTCAGCTGGAACAGGAAGGGATTGTGTACGTCTTCGAGGCCTGCCCTACACAGCCACCATCGAAGACATTCTGAGCTTCCTGGGGGAGACAGCGGCTGACATACTGCCCCATGGTGTGCACATGGTGCTCAACCAGCAG GGCCGGCCATCTGGTGATGCCTTCATCCAGATGACCTCAGCAGAACGGGCCCTAGCTGCTGCTCAGCGTTGCCATAAGAAGGTGATGAAGGAACGCTACGTAGAAGTGGTCCCCTGCTCCACAGAGGAGATGAGTCGTGTGCTGATGGGGGGAACGTTGAGCCGCAGTGGCTTATCCCCTCCACCCTGCAAGCTGCCCT GCCTCTCGCCACCCACCTATGCCACCTTCCAGGCCACCCCAACCCTCATTCCCACTGAGACAGCAGCTCTGTATCCCTCTTCGGCACTTATTCCGGCTGCCAGGGTGCCTGCTACCCCTACCCCTGTTGCCTACTACCCAGGACCAGCCGCTCAACTCTATATGAACTACACAGCTTACTACCCCAG CCCCCCCGTCTCTCCAACCACGGTGGGCTACCTCACCACACCCCCAGCTGCCCTGGCTACTGCCCCCCCCTCAGTGTTGTCTCAGCTGGGAGCCCTGGTCCGAATGCAGGGCGTTCCATACACAGCAGGTATGAAGGATCTACTCAGCGTCTTCCAGGCTTACCAG CTAGCTCCTGATGACTACACCAGTCTGATGCCTGTTGGTGACCCACCTCGCACTGTGCTACAGGCCCCCAAAGAATGGGTGTGTTTGTAG